One window from the genome of Novipirellula caenicola encodes:
- a CDS encoding DUF1501 domain-containing protein, producing the protein MPSKIQQPNHVADESRLMLTRRHFFGRTASGVGTAALASMLGSEAWGSEATSSASDFPDPNGVLKQYHTPPKAKRVIYLFQSGAPSQQELFDPKPLLQEHEGKELRDFVDMNQRITGMTAGQSKFPLAGARWKFEKFGESGTEMCSELIPHIGSLSDDLCLIRSMQTEAINHDPAITFFQTGHQLAGRPSIGSWMHYGLGSMNDNLPTFIAMVSRGTGRPNCQPLYDRLWGSGFLPSTYAGVKLMSIGDPVLYLSNPAGLDATTRRRMLDDLAKLNEEKLDEFGDPEIHTRIQQYELAYRMQTSVPELTDFSDEPQHVLDSYGPDVTKRGTYANNCLLARRLAERDVRFIQLFHMGWDQHFTMPKQLPGQCHDTDQPTAALVNDLKRLGLLEDTLVVWGGEFGRTSYCQGALNAETYGRDHHPRCFSLWMAGAGIKPGITYGATDEFCYNITETPVHVHDLHATIMQQMGIDHEKLTFRFQGRYFRLTDVHGHVVKDILI; encoded by the coding sequence ATGCCCAGCAAGATCCAACAACCGAATCATGTCGCCGACGAAAGTCGATTGATGCTCACGCGTCGGCATTTCTTTGGACGAACCGCCTCGGGCGTAGGCACGGCGGCACTCGCGTCGATGTTGGGCAGCGAAGCTTGGGGTAGCGAAGCCACATCGTCGGCATCCGATTTTCCCGATCCCAACGGCGTACTGAAGCAGTATCACACCCCGCCCAAAGCCAAACGGGTCATCTACCTGTTTCAAAGCGGCGCCCCCTCGCAACAAGAGCTGTTCGATCCCAAGCCGCTGCTTCAGGAACACGAAGGCAAAGAACTGCGTGACTTTGTCGACATGAACCAGCGAATCACAGGGATGACGGCGGGGCAAAGCAAGTTCCCATTGGCCGGAGCTCGCTGGAAATTCGAGAAGTTCGGCGAGTCGGGAACCGAGATGTGTAGCGAGTTGATTCCGCACATCGGTTCGCTCTCGGACGATCTGTGCCTGATTCGCTCGATGCAAACCGAAGCGATTAACCACGATCCTGCGATCACGTTTTTCCAAACCGGCCACCAATTGGCTGGACGGCCAAGCATCGGATCTTGGATGCATTACGGGCTGGGTTCGATGAACGATAATCTGCCTACGTTCATCGCAATGGTTTCGCGTGGGACGGGGCGTCCCAATTGCCAACCGCTTTACGACCGACTGTGGGGCAGCGGCTTTTTGCCGTCAACCTACGCAGGAGTCAAATTGATGAGCATCGGTGACCCCGTGCTGTACCTGAGCAACCCCGCCGGTCTCGATGCGACCACCCGTCGACGGATGCTCGATGATTTGGCCAAGCTGAACGAAGAGAAGCTTGATGAGTTTGGCGACCCTGAGATCCACACGCGAATTCAGCAGTATGAATTGGCTTATCGAATGCAGACCTCGGTTCCGGAGTTGACCGATTTTTCGGACGAACCCCAACACGTGCTCGATAGCTATGGTCCGGACGTCACCAAGCGAGGCACCTATGCGAACAACTGTTTGTTGGCACGCCGGTTGGCCGAGCGTGACGTGCGTTTCATTCAATTGTTCCATATGGGATGGGACCAACATTTCACGATGCCCAAACAATTGCCGGGGCAATGTCATGACACGGACCAACCGACCGCCGCTTTGGTCAACGACCTAAAACGACTTGGATTGCTCGAGGACACCTTGGTCGTGTGGGGCGGCGAATTTGGCAGAACCTCTTATTGCCAAGGAGCGCTGAATGCCGAGACCTATGGACGCGACCATCATCCACGGTGTTTTTCGTTGTGGATGGCCGGTGCCGGGATCAAACCGGGGATCACCTACGGTGCGACCGACGAGTTCTGCTACAACATAACCGAAACCCCGGTCCACGTGCACGATTTGCATGCAACGATCATGCAGCAAATGGGGATCGATCACGAAAAACTGACATTCCGCTTCCAAGGACGCTACTTTCGGTTGACTGATGTTCACGGTCATGTCGTCAAGGACATCTTGATCTAG
- a CDS encoding four-helix bundle copper-binding protein has product MSNQRFASCIEACLDCAQACEHCAEACLGEKDVKKMADCIRTDRDCATLCWSTAALMSRDSQFSAKACELLAEVCEACAKECGQHDMDHCQECATACKKCAAECREMAGVQA; this is encoded by the coding sequence ATGAGTAACCAACGTTTTGCTAGTTGTATCGAAGCCTGTCTCGACTGCGCGCAAGCCTGTGAGCACTGTGCTGAGGCATGCCTGGGCGAAAAAGATGTCAAGAAGATGGCCGACTGCATTCGCACCGACCGCGATTGTGCAACGCTTTGCTGGTCCACCGCAGCACTGATGAGCCGTGATTCGCAGTTCAGTGCCAAGGCTTGTGAGTTGTTAGCCGAAGTTTGTGAGGCGTGCGCGAAAGAGTGTGGCCAACACGACATGGATCATTGCCAAGAATGCGCAACCGCGTGCAAAAAATGTGCAGCCGAATGTCGCGAGATGGCTGGCGTCCAGGCATAA
- a CDS encoding DUF1559 domain-containing protein, translated as MQFPQRRHAFTLVELLVVIAIIGVLVGLLLPAVQAAREAARRMSCSNNMKQIGLGLHNYHSAFNKFPYSASQAGSITSGTAIPGLTKVRNHRGWMGVLPYIEQQNLYEEMDTSASTGAYVRDSGQSTLSGPKPGEPGNANDVVISTAVQSFLCPSDPNPTHYATTSSTSYSISPGTTSLEGAFTNYEFSIRRTSSTAPRWSQDDLLTRRMFGMDDSSRMRDVLDGTSNTVAVCETLRGVHDGVPQTWGYTKWVGNGVDLAYSLGINNLLCCAWDTIPFQRTRQASRLSAWSTSGSVHPGGAQFTLADGSVRFISESTEISILRHLAYIGDGEVIEEF; from the coding sequence ATGCAGTTTCCGCAACGTCGTCACGCGTTTACGCTCGTTGAACTCCTGGTTGTGATTGCCATTATTGGCGTTTTGGTTGGATTACTTTTGCCAGCGGTGCAAGCTGCACGCGAAGCGGCACGGCGAATGTCATGCTCAAACAACATGAAACAAATTGGGCTTGGCTTACACAATTACCACAGCGCGTTTAATAAGTTTCCGTATTCGGCCAGCCAAGCTGGTTCGATCACCTCGGGCACCGCGATTCCCGGATTGACGAAGGTCCGCAATCATCGCGGCTGGATGGGCGTGTTGCCCTACATCGAACAGCAAAACCTTTACGAAGAAATGGACACCTCCGCATCCACCGGCGCCTACGTTCGTGACTCGGGACAAAGTACATTGTCGGGCCCCAAACCAGGCGAACCGGGCAATGCCAATGACGTGGTGATCAGCACCGCGGTACAGTCCTTTTTGTGTCCTTCGGATCCCAATCCGACTCACTACGCCACCACGTCGAGCACGTCTTATTCGATCTCGCCAGGCACCACGTCACTCGAAGGTGCCTTCACGAACTACGAGTTCAGCATTCGCCGAACCTCCTCTACCGCGCCGCGGTGGAGCCAAGACGATCTGTTGACTCGCCGCATGTTCGGCATGGACGATTCGTCTCGCATGCGAGATGTGCTTGACGGGACCAGCAACACGGTCGCGGTCTGCGAAACGCTTCGTGGCGTGCATGACGGCGTTCCGCAAACCTGGGGCTACACCAAATGGGTCGGCAACGGCGTCGATTTGGCCTACAGCTTGGGGATCAACAACTTGCTGTGTTGTGCTTGGGACACCATTCCATTTCAACGAACGCGTCAAGCAAGCCGCTTGAGTGCATGGTCCACGTCCGGCAGTGTGCATCCCGGCGGCGCTCAATTCACATTGGCGGATGGTTCGGTTCGGTTCATCAGCGAGTCGACCGAGATCTCGATCCTCCGACACTTGGCCTACATCGGTGACGGCGAAGTCATCGAAGAGTTTTAA